The following are encoded together in the Fimbriimonadia bacterium genome:
- the corA gene encoding magnesium/cobalt transporter CorA codes for MSSKRRRRRENPAHRRLPVGTAPGTLIADPTARATTLRVIAYGPQGCVDRSGTDPQAVRRYRDEWPNVWVDVVGLGDVDLIRGIGEQFGLHVLALEDVLNPHQRPKLEDFESYRFLVVRAVHGGESLRTEQLCLFLGDGYLVTFQEDAQDCFDPIRKRIAAREPGILGRGTDYLMYCILDAVVDAYFPPLEDLGERLDVVESHILTRPDEHTMAQVYGVKRELLTLRRAVWPLREAVNALIRDTSSLTSDGVRVYLRDCYDHIVRLMEIVELSREVCADLMDLYVSAVSNRLNEVMKVLTIIATVFIPLTFVTGIYGMNFNTERSPWNMPELDWPFGYLFALSLMMLIALLMVVFFWRRGWIGPQGESDTQHEEHP; via the coding sequence GTGAGCAGCAAAAGGCGCCGTAGACGAGAGAACCCGGCCCATCGCCGTCTGCCTGTCGGTACGGCACCGGGGACGCTGATTGCCGATCCGACGGCGCGCGCCACCACGCTAAGGGTTATCGCCTACGGCCCACAAGGCTGCGTGGATCGATCGGGAACCGATCCACAAGCGGTTCGGCGCTACCGCGACGAGTGGCCGAACGTGTGGGTGGACGTCGTCGGCTTGGGCGACGTAGATCTCATCCGCGGCATCGGCGAGCAGTTCGGCCTGCACGTGCTCGCCCTGGAGGACGTGCTCAACCCACACCAGCGGCCGAAGCTGGAGGATTTCGAGAGCTATCGCTTTCTGGTGGTGCGTGCCGTGCACGGCGGCGAGAGCCTGCGCACCGAACAGCTCTGCCTGTTCCTCGGTGACGGCTACCTGGTCACGTTCCAGGAGGACGCCCAGGACTGCTTCGACCCCATCCGCAAACGCATCGCAGCCCGCGAGCCCGGCATCCTCGGCCGTGGGACCGACTATCTAATGTACTGCATCTTGGACGCAGTCGTGGATGCCTACTTTCCACCCCTCGAAGATCTGGGCGAGCGACTCGACGTGGTGGAGTCGCACATCCTGACCCGACCGGACGAGCACACGATGGCGCAGGTGTACGGAGTGAAGCGCGAGCTGCTCACCCTGCGCCGCGCGGTTTGGCCGCTTCGAGAGGCGGTCAACGCTCTCATCCGCGACACTTCTTCGCTCACTTCGGACGGCGTGCGGGTCTATCTGCGCGACTGCTACGACCACATCGTGCGGCTGATGGAGATCGTGGAGCTGAGCCGCGAGGTGTGCGCCGACCTGATGGACCTGTACGTCTCCGCCGTGAGCAACCGTCTGAACGAGGTGATGAAGGTACTCACTATCATCGCCACCGTGTTTATTCCGCTCACCTTCGTCACGGGCATCTACGGAATGAACTTCAACACCGAGCGCTCGCCGTGGAACATGCCCGAGCTCGACTGGCCTTTCGGCTACCTGTTCGCGCTCAGCCTGATGATGCTCATCGCGTTGCTGATGGTAGTGTTCTTCTGGCGGCGCGGCTGGATCGGGCCGCAGGGCGAGAGCGACACCCAGCACGAGGAGCACCCGTAG